A region from the Stigmatella erecta genome encodes:
- a CDS encoding MaoC family dehydratase, with protein sequence MAREIRAGDTFTHVRECDRYRPIYYAGASGDYNPIHTDAEAGKAAGLGGVVLQGLCTLGWAVEAVAVFAGDPGKIRRVRVRFSRPVVPEDTLTFQGKVTAVTDGRFTAEVSATNQRGEAVLKGAVIEAVL encoded by the coding sequence ATGGCACGCGAAATCCGAGCTGGAGACACCTTCACCCACGTCCGCGAGTGCGACCGGTACCGGCCGATCTACTACGCGGGCGCTTCCGGGGACTACAACCCCATCCACACCGACGCCGAGGCGGGCAAGGCCGCCGGCCTGGGCGGCGTCGTCCTCCAGGGCCTGTGCACGCTGGGCTGGGCAGTGGAGGCGGTGGCCGTCTTTGCCGGGGACCCGGGGAAGATCCGCCGCGTCCGCGTGCGCTTCTCCCGGCCCGTGGTGCCCGAGGACACCCTCACCTTTCAGGGAAAGGTCACCGCCGTCACGGACGGGCGGTTCACCGCGGAGGTCTCCGCGACCAACCAGCGGGGCGAGGCGGTGCTCAAGGGCGCCGTCATCGAGGCGGTGCTCTGA
- a CDS encoding FAS1-like dehydratase domain-containing protein — translation MALDKRHIGKTYGPFTYTLGVEKMREFALAVGGGQPGIGFGPVPAHISPLLLDEQAAKAGPHGGIIAFPSFAVVFAIRPFSAAIADPELQVNVLRLVHGEQELEFLEVMRPGDVLTTTGRIEDIYEKLGKDFLVVTTESLNAAGQPVVRGTWTAIIRH, via the coding sequence ATGGCCCTCGACAAGCGCCACATCGGAAAGACCTACGGCCCGTTCACGTACACGCTCGGCGTGGAGAAGATGCGCGAGTTCGCCCTCGCGGTGGGCGGCGGCCAGCCCGGCATTGGCTTCGGCCCGGTGCCCGCCCACATCAGCCCGCTCTTGCTGGATGAGCAGGCGGCGAAGGCAGGCCCCCACGGCGGCATCATCGCCTTCCCCTCCTTCGCGGTCGTCTTCGCCATCCGGCCCTTCAGCGCCGCCATCGCGGACCCGGAGCTGCAGGTGAACGTGCTGCGGCTGGTGCACGGGGAGCAGGAGCTGGAGTTCCTGGAGGTGATGCGGCCCGGCGACGTGCTGACCACCACCGGACGCATCGAGGACATCTACGAGAAGCTGGGCAAGGACTTCCTCGTCGTCACCACCGAGTCCCTCAACGCGGCCGGACAGCCCGTGGTGCGGGGCACCTGGACGGCGATCATCCGCCACTAG